Proteins encoded together in one Terriglobus saanensis SP1PR4 window:
- a CDS encoding sugar transferase translates to MISGEGRAGSLQRAKGHASNENWKLSITGMAWAALDVLTAVFAAYLALRYRTVMVRDHAGSLTVIVAGGVRMFALSMGWFAVCLVFFSHSYGLYGSIEGRSGLHEQRMTLQATAVAGLLLCGTLFLTRAQMESRMVVLLTIIFTMIILCVRRAIWRSMVYARYREGIDTRNILIVGSGSVARALRNHLESRRHLGFRFRGFIGLNEQESNSGDPDVIGDLPNCLSLARGLFVDEIFFSVPAERAQVIRLVEEARTFKIDVRVIPDLYDGLAWNAPVEYVGQFPTIPLHRGEFPIGSFMLKRMLDLAISLVGLVFLAPLFLILAAVVALDSKGPIFYSAKRIGRKGRSFNCFKFRTMVQNADALKAQLAGQNERDGVLFKMSNDPRVTRVGRFLRKYSLDELPQLWNIVRGDMSLVGPRPPMAAEVEQYALDHLRRLDVLPGLTGLWQVEARQDPSFDSYISLDTAYVENWSLWLDLKILLRTVSVVFGGTGT, encoded by the coding sequence TTGATATCTGGGGAAGGGCGTGCAGGTTCCCTGCAGCGCGCCAAGGGGCATGCCTCAAACGAAAACTGGAAGCTGTCGATCACAGGGATGGCGTGGGCTGCTCTGGATGTTTTGACGGCGGTTTTTGCTGCCTATCTTGCCCTGCGTTACAGGACGGTCATGGTTCGAGATCATGCCGGATCTTTGACCGTGATTGTTGCGGGCGGCGTGCGCATGTTTGCGCTCTCGATGGGCTGGTTTGCCGTCTGCCTCGTATTTTTTAGCCATTCCTATGGCCTCTATGGTTCTATTGAGGGACGAAGCGGTTTGCATGAGCAGCGCATGACGCTGCAGGCGACTGCGGTTGCCGGGCTTCTTCTTTGCGGCACGCTTTTTCTTACGCGCGCACAGATGGAATCGCGGATGGTTGTACTGCTGACGATCATCTTCACGATGATCATCCTCTGCGTGCGTCGAGCCATCTGGCGCAGCATGGTCTATGCCCGCTACCGTGAGGGCATTGATACCCGTAATATTCTGATCGTGGGCTCTGGAAGTGTTGCGCGCGCCTTGCGCAATCATCTGGAATCGCGGCGGCATCTGGGTTTTCGCTTCCGAGGCTTCATCGGTCTCAATGAGCAGGAGAGCAACTCCGGCGATCCCGACGTGATTGGCGATCTTCCCAACTGTCTTTCGCTTGCTCGCGGACTTTTCGTGGACGAGATCTTCTTTTCCGTTCCTGCGGAGCGCGCCCAGGTGATCAGACTGGTGGAAGAGGCTCGGACCTTCAAGATCGACGTTCGCGTGATTCCAGATCTCTACGACGGTCTGGCGTGGAATGCGCCCGTCGAATACGTCGGGCAGTTTCCCACGATTCCACTCCATCGCGGCGAGTTCCCTATCGGTTCGTTCATGCTGAAGCGGATGCTCGACTTGGCCATTTCGCTTGTGGGTCTCGTGTTCCTCGCGCCCTTGTTTCTCATCCTGGCTGCGGTGGTCGCTCTGGATTCCAAAGGACCGATCTTTTACAGCGCGAAGCGCATTGGCCGTAAAGGACGGAGCTTCAACTGCTTCAAATTTCGGACGATGGTGCAGAATGCCGATGCTCTGAAGGCGCAGCTTGCAGGCCAAAACGAACGGGATGGCGTTCTCTTCAAGATGAGCAACGATCCTCGCGTGACGCGAGTAGGTCGCTTTCTGCGGAAGTACTCTCTCGACGAGCTGCCGCAGCTTTGGAACATTGTGCGGGGCGATATGAGCCTGGTCGGACCACGTCCACCCATGGCTGCTGAGGTGGAGCAGTATGCTCTGGATCATCTCCGCCGTCTGGATGTTCTGCCCGGCCTGACGGGCCTCTGGCAGGTTGAGGCGCGTCAGGATCCATCCTTCGATAGCTATATTTCTCTCGACACGGCTTATGTCGAAAACTGGAGCCTGTGGCTGGACTTGAAGATCCTGCTGCGGACAGTCAGCGTCGTCTTCGGTGGTACGGGGACTTAA
- a CDS encoding ABC transporter ATP-binding protein: MTDPNEEIEKQNVEKRSQVDTHTPAEKLADVSLDPEIRSDNETKGIPEAESSLTSDVSEDVAPAVEEFMAVAAEQNEAAAEEIAAQDNNVEVAPYISFEDVSKAFGDLKVLEGVSFFVKPGETLCILGRSGVGKSVSLQMLMGFLKADSGRIRVAGEDICAFNEKQMQEIRKKVTMVFQNGALFDSITVGENVAFPLREKGELDEEQMRQIVKGLLEMVGVAGMDDLLPSDLSTGMKRSVAIARALASQPEAVLYDEPTTMVDPLMAHLLGNLIMRLKDQLHLTSIVVTHDMRLAEKLADRIFFLHEGKAVFFGTMEEMRKSKDPIVQEFLDLDDLVLPV; encoded by the coding sequence ATGACTGATCCAAATGAAGAGATAGAAAAGCAGAATGTAGAAAAGCGGAGCCAAGTGGATACTCACACTCCTGCGGAAAAGCTGGCGGACGTCTCCTTGGACCCCGAAATTCGCTCCGATAATGAGACGAAAGGGATTCCGGAGGCCGAGTCGTCGCTCACGTCGGATGTTTCCGAAGATGTTGCGCCTGCGGTGGAAGAGTTCATGGCCGTGGCCGCTGAACAAAATGAGGCCGCAGCGGAGGAGATTGCCGCCCAGGATAATAACGTCGAGGTGGCGCCGTATATCTCCTTTGAGGATGTCTCCAAGGCCTTCGGCGATTTGAAGGTGTTGGAGGGCGTGAGCTTCTTTGTGAAGCCTGGCGAGACGCTCTGCATCCTGGGTCGTTCAGGTGTGGGCAAATCTGTTTCGTTGCAGATGCTTATGGGTTTTTTGAAAGCCGACAGCGGCAGGATCCGCGTCGCCGGAGAAGACATCTGTGCCTTCAACGAGAAGCAGATGCAGGAGATTCGGAAGAAAGTCACCATGGTTTTTCAGAATGGGGCTTTGTTTGACTCCATTACCGTTGGTGAGAATGTGGCCTTCCCACTTCGGGAAAAAGGCGAGTTAGACGAAGAACAGATGCGACAGATCGTGAAGGGGCTGCTAGAAATGGTGGGAGTCGCCGGTATGGACGACCTTCTGCCCTCGGACCTTTCGACCGGTATGAAGCGCTCTGTGGCGATCGCCCGTGCGCTGGCCTCCCAACCCGAGGCGGTGCTTTACGACGAACCGACGACGATGGTGGATCCCCTGATGGCGCACCTGCTTGGAAACCTCATCATGCGTCTGAAAGATCAGCTTCACCTTACGAGCATCGTCGTGACGCACGATATGCGGCTCGCGGAGAAGCTCGCTGATCGCATCTTCTTTTTGCACGAAGGCAAGGCCGTGTTCTTTGGGACGATGGAAGAGATGCGGAAGTCCAAAGACCCGATTGTGCAAGAATTTTTAGATTTAGATGACCTGGTACTTCCGGTTTGA
- the mobA gene encoding molybdenum cofactor guanylyltransferase translates to MVGGFVLAGGASSRMGQDKSMLKLHGRSLLEIAVEKTREVCGNVAVLCGPDPSRTQGLAEAVMDLHGECGPLGGIEAALAKTTFDWNLFLPVDTPLLPEELLSAWVREACSEGMVASILSIEGKWHPLPLLLHKSALESIQASIAAGRFRLRTALTDAASATAQRLEEAEVSTLLRRVVSSDELAEWFANANTPEEFQCMESGIRPASAASRDKVSQTASYRDNHD, encoded by the coding sequence ATGGTCGGGGGATTCGTACTCGCGGGCGGGGCCAGTTCACGCATGGGGCAAGACAAGTCCATGCTGAAGCTCCATGGCCGCTCGCTGTTGGAGATCGCGGTAGAGAAGACGCGCGAGGTTTGCGGGAATGTCGCTGTCCTGTGCGGGCCCGATCCTTCTCGTACGCAGGGCCTGGCAGAAGCGGTGATGGATCTACACGGGGAATGCGGTCCTCTGGGAGGGATTGAGGCCGCGTTGGCTAAGACCACGTTCGATTGGAATTTATTTCTTCCGGTCGATACACCGTTGCTTCCTGAAGAGCTATTGAGCGCCTGGGTCCGTGAGGCTTGCAGTGAGGGAATGGTCGCTTCCATTCTTTCAATCGAAGGCAAGTGGCATCCACTACCCCTCCTGCTGCATAAAAGCGCGTTGGAGTCGATTCAAGCTTCCATCGCTGCGGGACGATTCAGGCTAAGAACTGCTTTGACCGATGCCGCTTCGGCGACTGCTCAGAGGCTGGAGGAGGCTGAGGTTTCTACGCTGCTTCGCCGAGTAGTATCCTCTGACGAACTTGCAGAGTGGTTCGCCAACGCCAATACTCCAGAAGAGTTCCAATGCATGGAGTCGGGCATAAGGCCTGCTTCTGCCGCAAGTAGAGACAAAGTGAGCCAAACCGCATCCTATAGAGATAACCATGACTGA
- a CDS encoding dipeptidase, which yields MSNNSALEFATENGARFVDELKALLRIPSVSTSPEHKDDVRRAAEFVAAELKRIGMDHVRLIETDGHPLVYADHLHAVGKPTVLCYGHYDVQPAEPLEEWISPPFEPTERDGNLYARGAVDDKGQMWMHVKALESLLTAHGGVLPANVRVIVEGEEEVGGEGIAAFVKEHGDALQSDVALVSDTEMFAPGLPTLCVGLRGMIYTEIEVRGARTDLHSGMYGGAAPNPFFALTQIIAQLKDADGRILIPHFADELQAPTEDELKAWKSLPFDEEHYRETEVGSSDLTGEPGFSVLERTWARPTLEVHGMPGGFIGAGAKTVIPAKAVAKVSMRLVPDMMPQKSFERFRDYVLSLVPKGVSVEVRLIHSGDPIVISTDNPYVRAATDAMQSVFGKDTVFVRSGGSIPIVGDFERHLKIPTLMMGFGLPDDNLHAPNEKFHLQNFHDGIQSIIRFFQNVA from the coding sequence ATGAGCAATAACAGCGCACTTGAGTTTGCAACAGAGAATGGCGCGCGATTCGTCGACGAGTTGAAGGCGTTACTGCGGATTCCTTCTGTTTCGACGTCGCCTGAGCATAAAGATGATGTTCGCCGAGCGGCGGAGTTCGTCGCGGCGGAGTTGAAGCGGATCGGCATGGACCATGTGCGTCTGATCGAGACGGATGGGCATCCTTTGGTTTATGCGGACCATCTCCACGCTGTCGGGAAGCCGACGGTGCTCTGCTACGGACACTACGATGTGCAGCCCGCAGAGCCCTTGGAGGAATGGATCTCTCCTCCCTTTGAACCCACCGAGCGTGATGGCAATCTTTACGCGCGCGGAGCGGTCGACGACAAGGGACAGATGTGGATGCACGTGAAGGCGCTGGAGTCTCTCCTGACGGCGCATGGCGGCGTTCTTCCGGCTAACGTACGGGTCATCGTCGAAGGCGAAGAAGAGGTCGGAGGGGAGGGCATTGCCGCGTTCGTCAAGGAGCATGGGGATGCGCTGCAATCGGATGTGGCTCTGGTGAGCGATACCGAGATGTTTGCGCCCGGCCTGCCCACGCTCTGTGTCGGCCTGCGCGGCATGATTTATACCGAGATCGAAGTCCGTGGCGCGCGGACCGACCTGCATTCCGGCATGTATGGCGGTGCTGCGCCGAACCCGTTCTTTGCCCTGACGCAGATCATCGCGCAACTTAAAGATGCCGACGGCAGAATCCTGATTCCGCATTTTGCCGACGAACTTCAGGCCCCTACAGAAGATGAGCTCAAGGCGTGGAAGTCGCTTCCGTTCGACGAAGAGCACTACCGCGAAACGGAAGTAGGTTCGTCTGACCTGACCGGCGAGCCGGGATTCAGTGTCCTGGAGCGCACGTGGGCCAGACCGACGCTCGAAGTACACGGGATGCCGGGTGGGTTTATTGGCGCAGGAGCAAAGACGGTTATCCCGGCGAAGGCAGTCGCGAAGGTTTCGATGCGGTTGGTGCCCGACATGATGCCGCAGAAGAGCTTCGAGCGGTTCAGGGATTACGTGCTCTCGCTTGTGCCCAAGGGTGTTTCTGTTGAGGTTCGGTTGATTCACTCCGGCGATCCCATTGTGATCAGCACCGATAATCCATACGTTCGTGCGGCAACGGACGCGATGCAGTCGGTTTTCGGAAAAGACACGGTGTTTGTGCGCTCGGGAGGGTCAATCCCGATTGTCGGCGACTTTGAGCGTCATCTCAAAATCCCGACGCTCATGATGGGCTTTGGCCTACCGGATGACAATCTGCACGCTCCGAACGAAAAATTCCATCTTCAAAATTTCCACGACGGCATCCAGTCCATCATCCGTTTCTTTCAGAATGTGGCCTGA
- a CDS encoding methyltransferase domain-containing protein has translation MTQSTQQKQTGQAWNTTAYAANGRFVADMAFGVVDWLDPKPGERILDLGCGDGVLTQRLAATGAILTGVDSSPAMLAAAHSLGLNVVERKATELAFENAFDAVFSNAALHWIHKTGQPALLQGVHRALVPGGRFVAEMGGIGNIASIRVALQSVLKRYGIDAETQADSFYPSPKAYGALLADAGFRVERMELIPRPTPLPNGMESWLTTFRNGVLDLLAPSDKSDVLHEVTELLAHVLRDSDGAWTADYVRLRFISIAE, from the coding sequence ATGACGCAGTCGACGCAGCAGAAGCAAACAGGACAGGCATGGAACACCACAGCCTACGCCGCCAACGGACGATTCGTAGCCGACATGGCCTTCGGTGTGGTGGATTGGCTTGATCCCAAACCCGGCGAACGCATCCTGGATCTCGGCTGCGGCGATGGTGTCCTCACCCAGCGCCTCGCTGCCACCGGCGCGATCCTGACCGGTGTGGACAGTTCTCCAGCCATGCTCGCGGCTGCCCATTCTCTGGGCCTGAATGTCGTAGAGCGCAAGGCAACGGAACTCGCCTTCGAAAACGCCTTCGATGCCGTCTTTTCCAACGCCGCACTCCATTGGATCCACAAGACCGGTCAGCCCGCCCTGCTGCAGGGGGTGCATCGTGCGCTGGTTCCCGGAGGCCGTTTTGTTGCAGAGATGGGTGGAATCGGAAACATCGCCTCCATCCGCGTCGCTCTGCAATCTGTCCTGAAGCGGTACGGAATCGACGCCGAAACGCAGGCGGACTCCTTTTATCCCTCACCGAAGGCCTACGGCGCGCTGCTCGCGGATGCTGGCTTCCGTGTCGAAAGAATGGAACTCATCCCGCGGCCTACGCCCTTGCCTAACGGCATGGAGTCATGGCTCACCACGTTCCGCAACGGTGTCCTGGATCTGCTCGCTCCCTCGGACAAAAGCGACGTCCTGCATGAAGTAACGGAACTGCTTGCCCACGTCCTCCGGGACAGCGACGGCGCATGGACGGCGGATTATGTCCGTCTGCGTTTTATCTCAATTGCGGAATAA
- a CDS encoding rhodanese-like domain-containing protein: MLDFETSVAQVKARLDAGDSIVLLDVRESWEIETASIAGTLNIPMGDLPARANNDLDPDGEIVVLCHHGARSLNVTAWLRNQGFERTQSMAGGIEQWSREIDPTVPRY, encoded by the coding sequence ATGCTGGATTTTGAAACATCGGTAGCGCAGGTGAAGGCAAGGCTGGATGCGGGCGATTCGATCGTTCTGTTGGACGTGCGGGAGTCCTGGGAGATTGAGACGGCAAGCATTGCGGGAACGCTAAATATTCCCATGGGCGATCTTCCCGCCCGCGCCAACAACGATCTGGACCCTGACGGCGAAATCGTTGTTCTCTGCCACCACGGTGCGAGATCGCTGAATGTGACGGCGTGGCTGCGCAATCAGGGCTTTGAGCGAACGCAATCCATGGCTGGTGGCATCGAGCAGTGGTCGCGCGAGATCGATCCCACAGTCCCACGGTATTAA